The proteins below come from a single Asanoa ferruginea genomic window:
- a CDS encoding family 16 glycoside hydrolase → MIAVVGLLAGILVAPAAAAAAVPPQEPGVTLRVFDVQVPLSEICDLKPSQTPNVDKLMPTINWTSTTDFGFSDNFVSQVIGNINIATAGSYTFRLSSDDGSRLTIDSTVVVDHDGLHGASPPKEGTITLTTGYHALRIDHFERAGDQQITLDWRTPGSSTFVLVPNSVLSTDAGVVRVTAPGRKECEGVTDAPGDGLPLNAVHPNYTLTNLRPTGFQPQVSAMDWLPDGRLAITTWGGSDTVAGEVYLLSNVTGATSPSQVTYQRIATGLREPMGIKYVDGKLYVSEKHRLVELNDTNGDWVTDTYRQVATWPWGGNFHEFAFGLLYQAPYFYLNLSISINYGGATTNPQPAPNRGSSIRIDKNTGAVHYVAGGLRTPDGIGWGPEGGIFVTDNQGDWLPASKLVHIKQDRFFNLNMNPPGPFQNQPVTQPVLWMPQNEIANSPSTPVLVPSGPYAGQLLIGDVTYGGLQRAFLEKINGEYQGALFRHTQGLEMGVLRTSIGPDGAIYVGGLGAGGNWGQEGKLTYGLQKLTPNGGNAFDILAMRAIASGFELEYTQPLSAATIASLATKFQVKQWRYVPTQNYGGPKVDEQTLSVTSATASTDGRKVTLKINGLQSGRVVYVRSPRPFAAANGQELWSTEAWYTLNAQIGGPQQPGGALEAESAVLTGGASVATDHVGYTGAGFVAGYGTQGATTTFSVPAAAAGSYDLNLRYSNGPNGGTGTKTVSLYVNGTKLRQTQLPFTNNWDTWAVKAEAVTLNAGTNTVAYRYDAGDIGHVNLDNITVTGGPPTAGTIVGIGGKCLDVNNAGTADGTKIQLWTCNGSAAQQWTRVGDTFRALGKCLDIDNAGTADGTKVQLWNCNGTGAQVWQPQANGSILNPQSGKVLDALGGSSADGTQIHIWTYVNAASQRWTVGSGGPARIVLFDGAAASLTANWQHTDGRNPTWTITGGGMQVAGGDIRTRQAFGDYKLHVEFWLPQYGPEVTGQARANSGVYQQDRYELQVLDSFGDTSLGNDEAASIYQKKAADTNAATAPQTWQSYDITFRAARFNGTTKTEDARMTVVWNGVTVHNNVAVNGPTGAGAAEANTPGPIRLQDHGNPIRYRNIWIEPA, encoded by the coding sequence CTTCAGCGACAACTTCGTCAGCCAGGTGATCGGCAACATCAACATCGCGACGGCCGGCAGCTACACGTTCCGGCTGAGCAGCGACGACGGTTCCCGGCTGACCATCGACAGCACCGTGGTGGTCGACCACGACGGCCTGCACGGCGCCAGCCCGCCCAAGGAAGGCACGATCACCCTCACCACCGGTTACCACGCGCTGCGGATCGACCACTTCGAGCGCGCCGGCGACCAGCAGATCACGCTCGACTGGCGTACCCCCGGATCATCGACCTTTGTTCTGGTTCCCAACAGCGTGCTGTCCACCGATGCCGGCGTGGTGCGGGTGACCGCGCCCGGCCGCAAGGAGTGCGAGGGCGTCACCGACGCGCCCGGTGACGGGCTGCCGCTCAACGCCGTGCACCCCAACTACACGCTGACCAACCTGCGGCCGACCGGCTTCCAGCCGCAGGTGTCGGCAATGGACTGGCTGCCCGACGGCCGGCTCGCCATCACTACCTGGGGTGGCAGCGACACCGTCGCCGGCGAGGTCTACCTGCTGTCCAATGTGACCGGTGCGACTTCGCCTTCGCAGGTTACCTATCAACGGATCGCGACCGGCCTGCGCGAGCCGATGGGCATCAAGTATGTCGACGGCAAGCTCTATGTGTCGGAGAAGCACCGGCTGGTCGAGCTCAACGACACCAACGGCGACTGGGTCACCGACACCTATCGCCAGGTGGCGACCTGGCCGTGGGGCGGCAACTTCCACGAGTTCGCCTTCGGCCTGCTCTACCAGGCGCCCTACTTCTACCTGAACCTGTCCATCTCGATCAACTACGGCGGCGCGACCACCAACCCGCAGCCGGCGCCCAACCGCGGATCGAGCATCCGGATCGACAAGAACACCGGCGCCGTGCACTACGTGGCGGGCGGACTGCGTACCCCTGATGGAATCGGTTGGGGTCCGGAGGGTGGCATTTTCGTCACCGACAACCAGGGTGACTGGCTGCCGGCCTCGAAGCTGGTGCACATCAAGCAGGACCGGTTCTTCAACCTCAACATGAACCCGCCGGGCCCGTTCCAGAACCAGCCGGTCACCCAACCGGTGCTGTGGATGCCGCAGAACGAGATCGCCAACTCGCCGAGCACGCCGGTTCTCGTCCCGTCGGGGCCTTATGCCGGGCAGTTGCTGATCGGCGACGTCACCTATGGCGGCCTCCAGCGGGCCTTCCTCGAGAAGATCAACGGCGAATACCAGGGGGCGCTGTTCCGGCACACCCAGGGCCTGGAGATGGGCGTGCTGCGCACATCGATCGGCCCGGACGGCGCGATCTACGTCGGTGGCCTCGGCGCCGGCGGCAACTGGGGGCAGGAAGGCAAGCTGACCTACGGCCTGCAGAAGCTGACCCCCAACGGCGGCAACGCGTTCGACATCCTCGCGATGCGGGCGATCGCCAGCGGGTTCGAGTTGGAGTACACGCAACCGCTGTCGGCCGCGACGATCGCCTCGCTGGCGACCAAGTTCCAGGTCAAGCAGTGGCGGTATGTGCCGACGCAGAACTACGGCGGCCCCAAGGTCGACGAGCAGACGCTGTCGGTCACCTCGGCGACCGCGTCGACCGACGGCCGCAAGGTGACCCTCAAGATCAACGGCTTGCAATCCGGGCGCGTGGTGTACGTGCGTTCGCCGCGCCCGTTCGCCGCCGCCAACGGCCAGGAGCTGTGGAGCACCGAGGCCTGGTACACGCTCAACGCGCAGATCGGGGGCCCGCAGCAGCCCGGCGGCGCGCTGGAGGCGGAGTCGGCGGTGCTGACCGGCGGCGCGTCGGTGGCCACCGACCACGTGGGTTACACGGGCGCCGGTTTCGTTGCCGGCTATGGCACGCAGGGCGCGACGACGACGTTCTCGGTGCCGGCCGCGGCGGCGGGTTCCTACGATCTCAACCTGCGCTATTCCAACGGCCCGAACGGCGGCACCGGCACGAAGACGGTGTCGCTCTACGTCAACGGCACGAAGCTCCGCCAGACGCAGTTGCCGTTCACCAACAACTGGGACACCTGGGCGGTGAAGGCCGAGGCGGTGACGCTGAACGCCGGCACCAACACGGTGGCCTACCGCTACGACGCGGGCGACATCGGCCACGTCAACCTCGACAACATCACGGTGACCGGCGGCCCGCCCACGGCCGGAACCATCGTGGGCATCGGCGGCAAGTGCCTCGACGTGAACAACGCCGGCACGGCCGACGGCACGAAGATCCAGCTTTGGACCTGCAACGGCAGCGCGGCCCAGCAGTGGACCCGGGTCGGCGACACGTTCCGGGCGCTGGGCAAGTGCCTCGACATCGACAACGCCGGCACCGCCGACGGCACCAAGGTGCAACTCTGGAACTGCAACGGCACCGGCGCCCAGGTCTGGCAGCCCCAGGCCAACGGCTCGATCCTCAACCCGCAGTCCGGCAAGGTGCTCGACGCCCTGGGCGGCAGTTCCGCCGACGGCACCCAGATCCACATCTGGACCTATGTCAACGCGGCCAGCCAGCGCTGGACCGTGGGTAGCGGCGGCCCGGCGCGGATCGTCCTGTTCGACGGCGCCGCAGCGTCGCTGACGGCGAACTGGCAACACACCGACGGCCGCAACCCGACCTGGACGATCACGGGCGGCGGCATGCAGGTGGCCGGTGGCGACATCCGGACGCGGCAGGCTTTTGGCGACTACAAGCTGCACGTCGAGTTCTGGCTGCCGCAGTATGGCCCGGAGGTCACCGGCCAGGCCCGCGCGAACAGCGGCGTCTATCAACAGGACCGCTACGAGCTACAGGTCCTGGACTCGTTCGGCGACACGTCCCTGGGCAACGACGAGGCGGCGTCGATCTACCAGAAGAAGGCGGCGGACACGAACGCCGCCACGGCGCCACAGACGTGGCAGAGCTATGACATCACCTTCCGCGCGGCCCGCTTCAACGGCACGACAAAGACCGAAGACGCCCGCATGACGGTCGTCTGGAACGGCGTCACGGTGCACAACAACGTGGCCGTCAACGGCCCGACGGGGGCGGGAGCAGCCGAGGCCAACACCCCGGGCCCGATCCGCCTACAGGACCACGGCAACCCGATCCGCTACCGCAACATCTGGATCGAACCGGCATAG
- a CDS encoding helix-turn-helix domain-containing protein has product MASTAGAPRDPDETVGSVLARMRRARNLTGGQLAKLVGMSQPKISRLENGVGHVDPDDVAAIARALGASGDQIDHLVAQAELSHNRMTDWRPSSTSLAHRQRLVGAIEADAQTLRIFQPVAIPGLLQTSEYARAILTPFQDLMPASATDSPATAVAEAVSLRIKRQEQLVDPTRRFHFIMTESVLSNEICALEHMPAQIRRLVDVARQDNVTLGVIPARSEWTIPPLHGFVLADESRVEIDLINTVISSEGKADAAFYRHVFDAYAKQTVKDVFELLERHRRRFLGKLQDQR; this is encoded by the coding sequence GTGGCCAGCACCGCTGGCGCTCCCCGCGACCCAGATGAGACGGTCGGGTCAGTTCTGGCCCGCATGCGGCGAGCACGCAACCTCACTGGGGGCCAGTTGGCCAAACTGGTAGGGATGAGCCAGCCGAAGATCTCAAGGCTGGAAAACGGCGTGGGGCATGTCGACCCCGACGACGTCGCGGCAATCGCGCGGGCGCTTGGGGCGAGCGGGGACCAAATTGATCATCTCGTCGCTCAGGCCGAACTCTCACACAACCGGATGACCGACTGGCGCCCATCATCCACATCGCTCGCGCACCGCCAGCGCCTTGTCGGCGCCATCGAGGCCGATGCACAGACGCTGCGGATCTTCCAGCCGGTGGCGATCCCGGGCCTGCTCCAAACGAGCGAATACGCCCGCGCGATCTTGACGCCGTTTCAGGACCTGATGCCGGCCAGTGCGACCGATTCCCCGGCCACTGCCGTCGCCGAGGCGGTGTCTTTGCGGATCAAACGGCAGGAGCAACTAGTCGACCCCACCCGTCGGTTTCACTTCATCATGACGGAGTCGGTCCTCAGCAACGAAATCTGCGCGCTGGAGCACATGCCGGCGCAGATCCGACGACTGGTCGACGTTGCCAGACAGGACAACGTGACGCTCGGCGTCATCCCGGCGCGGTCGGAGTGGACGATTCCGCCGTTGCACGGCTTTGTGCTGGCAGACGAGTCGCGCGTGGAGATTGACCTGATCAACACCGTGATCTCGTCCGAGGGCAAGGCAGACGCCGCGTTCTATCGACATGTCTTCGACGCCTACGCGAAACAGACGGTCAAAGACGTGTTCGAACTGCTCGAACGGCATCGCCGCCGCTTCCTCGGCAAGTTGCAGGACCAGCGCTAG
- a CDS encoding class I SAM-dependent methyltransferase, giving the protein MVPERWSERDAYEAYMGRWSRRVAPLFLRWLAAPAGQRWLDVGCGTGALSGAVLDAAAPVEVTGVDSSPAFVTAAAERVADPRARFRVADASALPLSDGEVDVAVSGLALNFVSEPGRAVQEMARVTAPGGIVAAYVWDYAEGMEMLRYFWSAAVTVDPAAPDELDRFAAVCRPDRLRALWTGAGLSRVTVDAVATPTAFTSFDDFWTPFLGGQGPAPGFVARLEAADRNRLRDLLRSRLPVAPDGSIRLTARAWTVRGTAT; this is encoded by the coding sequence GTGGTGCCGGAGCGATGGTCGGAGCGAGACGCCTACGAGGCCTACATGGGCCGCTGGAGTCGGCGGGTGGCGCCGCTGTTCCTGCGTTGGCTTGCCGCCCCCGCGGGGCAGCGGTGGCTTGATGTCGGGTGCGGCACGGGGGCGCTCAGCGGCGCCGTCCTCGATGCCGCCGCGCCCGTCGAGGTGACCGGGGTCGACAGTTCGCCGGCCTTCGTCACCGCCGCCGCCGAGCGGGTCGCCGACCCAAGGGCGCGGTTCCGGGTCGCTGACGCGTCCGCCTTGCCGCTGTCCGATGGCGAGGTCGACGTCGCGGTGAGTGGGCTCGCGCTCAACTTCGTGTCGGAGCCCGGGCGGGCCGTCCAGGAGATGGCCCGGGTGACCGCGCCGGGGGGCATCGTCGCCGCTTATGTGTGGGACTACGCCGAGGGCATGGAGATGCTGCGGTATTTCTGGTCCGCCGCCGTGACGGTCGACCCGGCCGCGCCCGATGAGCTCGACCGGTTCGCGGCCGTCTGCCGGCCTGATCGGCTGCGGGCGTTGTGGACCGGCGCGGGACTGTCCCGAGTGACCGTCGACGCGGTCGCCACCCCCACCGCGTTCACGTCGTTCGACGACTTCTGGACGCCGTTCCTCGGTGGGCAGGGGCCGGCGCCCGGGTTCGTCGCCCGGCTCGAGGCCGCCGACCGCAACCGCCTCCGGGATCTGCTGCGGTCCCGGTTGCCGGTGGCGCCGGACGGGTCCATCCGGCTCACCGCCCGCGCCTGGACGGTCCGCGGCACCGCCACCTGA
- a CDS encoding MarR family winged helix-turn-helix transcriptional regulator, protein MKNLGLELHTLVSRLEQAGDRIMRADHGLSYRRFMVLVMVGELGASTQRALADGLGVTEPSVSRMVGTLADSGLLSVLPDPAGGNRRRIALTDAGRQLVDRAGTDLVQRLTKFVESTGVPFDAYFAHTQRLNAALTDPR, encoded by the coding sequence GTGAAGAACCTCGGGCTCGAACTGCACACCCTGGTCTCCCGCCTCGAGCAGGCCGGCGACCGGATCATGCGGGCCGACCACGGGCTGTCCTACCGGCGGTTCATGGTCCTGGTCATGGTCGGCGAGTTGGGCGCGTCCACCCAGCGCGCGCTCGCCGACGGCCTGGGCGTCACCGAGCCCTCGGTGAGCCGGATGGTCGGCACCCTCGCCGACAGCGGCCTGCTGAGCGTGCTGCCCGATCCGGCCGGCGGCAACCGGCGGCGGATCGCCCTCACCGATGCCGGTCGGCAACTCGTCGACCGCGCCGGCACCGACCTGGTCCAGCGGCTCACCAAGTTCGTCGAGTCGACCGGCGTGCCGTTCGACGCCTATTTCGCGCACACCCAACGGTTGAACGCCGCGCTCACCGACCCTCGCTAG
- a CDS encoding alpha/beta fold hydrolase, whose amino-acid sequence MTTALAPSTVHSADGTRINYVTTGAGPGLIVVPGALNDASDYAELAAALAAHFTVHTIERRGRGGSGPQGDGYGIEAECADLAAVRAATDASFVFGHSFGGLVALEAARRNPEIKKLAVYEPGVSVDGLIPMDWIPAYRRYLERGRPFDAFATFVMATGPAAARRNPHWLMSAILRVVFRGAKREKLFGLLGANLREHQEVGRLDGSYRNYGEVSAEVLLLAGGKSKLPYVTAAIDRLAGVVPSARVHTFPKLDHFGPDERGPAEVAATVTAFLAS is encoded by the coding sequence ATGACGACCGCGCTCGCACCCTCCACCGTCCACTCGGCCGACGGCACCCGGATCAACTACGTCACCACCGGCGCCGGCCCCGGCCTGATCGTCGTGCCCGGCGCGCTCAACGACGCCAGCGACTACGCCGAGTTGGCCGCCGCGCTCGCCGCCCACTTCACCGTCCACACGATCGAACGCCGCGGCCGCGGTGGCAGCGGCCCGCAGGGCGACGGCTACGGCATCGAGGCCGAGTGCGCCGACCTCGCCGCGGTTCGCGCGGCCACCGACGCCTCCTTCGTCTTCGGTCACAGCTTCGGCGGCCTGGTCGCGCTGGAGGCGGCACGGCGCAACCCCGAGATCAAGAAGCTCGCGGTGTACGAGCCCGGCGTCAGCGTCGACGGCCTGATCCCGATGGACTGGATCCCCGCCTACCGCCGCTATCTGGAGCGCGGCCGACCGTTCGACGCGTTCGCCACCTTCGTCATGGCCACCGGCCCGGCGGCCGCCCGCCGCAACCCGCACTGGCTCATGTCGGCCATCCTGCGCGTGGTGTTCCGCGGCGCGAAGCGCGAGAAGCTCTTCGGGCTGCTGGGCGCCAACCTGCGCGAGCACCAGGAGGTCGGCCGGCTCGACGGGAGCTACCGCAACTACGGCGAGGTGTCCGCCGAGGTGCTGCTGCTGGCCGGCGGCAAGAGCAAGCTGCCCTACGTGACCGCGGCGATCGACCGGCTCGCCGGGGTCGTGCCGTCGGCACGGGTGCACACCTTCCCCAAGCTCGACCACTTCGGCCCCGACGAGCGCGGCCCGGCCGAGGTGGCCGCGACGGTGACAGCCTTCCTGGCGAGCTGA
- a CDS encoding M48 family metalloprotease: MTAAPTTQTASADTCPTCAVPLTLAEDQPPWCERCEWNLDALAPLERATWFYRSIRARDHRAGFRADRLLATGEPVLPGRGRAFTLLVVVSAVLVAVPAAALLAAVWLLIAGPVTLGLLLLVVVLAVRPRLGRVKKVLKGHYRVAPDRAPALHALIERVATATGAPGPDIVGVNANLWGAWTTVAGIRQRRILVLGIPLVASIDRAELVALLSHEFGHFANRDSWRQLLTRPARVTFGHIASGLRPSRKSGFEREFLGLYLIVYELWRMIIGLLSWLFFAVHAAISAVAAREDRRAEQQADLLAVRVAGRAATLGLFDAIASFPLYRGVVSGATRKGYALRDWQDRITQNRARNDGAETGRLRQLTIRTQASLFSSHPSTGRRHQFVSTLPDTPATVTVSDAEWATIVRELAPYAEVLRNELAEQYEM; the protein is encoded by the coding sequence GTGACCGCAGCCCCCACGACGCAGACCGCGTCCGCCGATACCTGCCCGACCTGCGCGGTGCCGCTGACCCTCGCGGAGGACCAGCCGCCGTGGTGCGAGCGTTGCGAATGGAACCTCGACGCGCTCGCTCCGTTGGAGCGTGCGACCTGGTTCTATCGTTCGATCCGCGCCCGTGATCACCGGGCCGGCTTCCGGGCCGACCGGCTGCTGGCCACCGGCGAACCCGTCCTTCCGGGCCGGGGTCGGGCATTCACGCTGCTGGTCGTCGTCTCCGCGGTGCTCGTCGCGGTGCCGGCGGCGGCGTTGCTGGCCGCCGTCTGGTTGCTGATCGCCGGCCCGGTCACGCTGGGCCTGCTGCTACTCGTCGTCGTGCTCGCCGTGCGGCCTCGGCTGGGCCGGGTCAAGAAGGTCCTCAAAGGACACTATCGGGTTGCCCCCGACCGTGCGCCGGCGCTGCACGCGCTGATCGAGCGGGTCGCGACGGCCACGGGAGCGCCCGGCCCGGACATCGTGGGCGTCAACGCCAACCTGTGGGGTGCCTGGACCACGGTGGCCGGCATCCGCCAGCGCCGCATCCTGGTCCTCGGCATCCCGCTGGTGGCCAGCATCGACCGCGCCGAACTGGTCGCGCTGCTGAGCCACGAGTTCGGCCACTTCGCCAATCGGGACTCGTGGCGCCAGCTGCTGACCCGACCGGCCCGGGTGACCTTCGGCCACATCGCGAGCGGGTTGCGGCCGAGCCGGAAGTCCGGCTTCGAGCGCGAGTTCCTCGGCCTCTACCTGATCGTCTACGAGCTGTGGCGCATGATCATCGGCCTGTTGTCCTGGCTGTTCTTCGCGGTGCACGCCGCGATCAGCGCCGTCGCCGCCCGCGAGGACCGGCGCGCCGAGCAGCAGGCCGACCTGCTCGCCGTGCGGGTCGCCGGCCGGGCTGCGACGCTGGGACTCTTCGACGCCATCGCGTCGTTCCCGCTCTACCGCGGGGTGGTGAGCGGCGCGACCCGCAAGGGCTACGCGCTGCGCGACTGGCAGGACCGCATCACCCAGAACCGGGCCCGCAACGACGGCGCCGAGACCGGGCGGCTGCGCCAGCTCACCATCCGCACCCAGGCGTCACTGTTCAGCAGCCACCCGTCGACCGGCCGCCGGCACCAGTTCGTGTCGACCCTGCCGGACACCCCGGCGACCGTGACGGTCAGCGACGCCGAGTGGGCGACGATTGTGCGCGAACTGGCGCCCTACGCCGAGGTACTGCGCAACGAACTCGCCGAGCAGTACGAGATGTAG
- the mftF gene encoding mycofactocin biosynthesis glycosyltransferase MftF (Members of this protein family, MftF, are glycosyltransferases, members of PF00535 (glycosyl transferase family 2). The encoding gene is found as part of the mycofactocin cassette, in Mycobacterium tuberculosis, many other Actinobacteria, and occasional members of other lineages. Mycofactocin itself, a putative redox carrier, is a heavily modified derivative of the C-terminal Val-Tyr dipeptide of the mycofactocin precursor MftA (TIGR03969).) — MTAPPLPAGFGVRLDPWTMRREGGVLLGGTPFQIVRLSPAHLSLVDSWQAGSLVGEDDGGLARALVAAGLAQPVPPSSPAAAGLVQPVSPSSQAAGVLASPALHSAGARPAVSVVVPVKDRPVALARLLRAIRDCAATDPVHEIIVVDDGSADPGAHASVAEAAGARLVRRPVCGRAAAARNDGAAAASGEVLAFIDSDCVPRPGWLAVLLPHFADPLVAAVAPRIVAHGTRSPGWLGAYESARSPLDRGPLPGRVVPGGRVPFVPTAALLVRAAAFGEGFDTRLVGGEDVDFVWRLTAGGAHVRYEPGGEVAHEHRTTFREFVARRVYYGRTAAPLARRHPGAARPLAVSPWTAAAWAAVALRRPLLGAAITGVATGLLAHDLRGVLPDPADDAITLAGGGTLRAGEVVADAAVRAWWPLAVAAFVGVPRLRPAIAAAAVVPALLEWRRERPPLGPLQWLAARRLDDAAYGWGVWTGSLDEGLFDALRPDLGWHLRIIDSDELFG; from the coding sequence GTGACTGCCCCACCGCTACCGGCCGGGTTCGGGGTGCGGCTCGATCCGTGGACGATGCGCCGCGAGGGCGGCGTGCTGCTGGGCGGCACCCCGTTCCAGATCGTCCGGCTGTCGCCAGCGCATCTGTCTCTTGTGGATTCGTGGCAAGCCGGATCTCTCGTCGGCGAAGACGACGGCGGCCTGGCCCGCGCCCTGGTCGCCGCGGGCCTGGCCCAGCCGGTGCCGCCATCGTCCCCGGCCGCCGCCGGCCTGGTCCAGCCGGTCTCGCCGTCGTCCCAGGCTGCCGGCGTGTTGGCATCGCCGGCGTTGCATTCGGCCGGGGCGCGGCCAGCGGTGAGCGTCGTGGTTCCGGTGAAAGACCGGCCGGTCGCGCTGGCCCGCCTGCTGCGGGCGATCCGCGACTGCGCGGCCACCGACCCGGTCCACGAGATCATCGTCGTGGACGACGGCTCCGCCGACCCGGGTGCGCACGCCTCGGTCGCCGAGGCCGCCGGCGCGAGGCTGGTCCGCCGGCCGGTCTGCGGCCGGGCCGCGGCGGCCCGCAACGACGGCGCCGCGGCCGCGTCCGGCGAGGTGCTCGCGTTCATCGACTCCGACTGCGTGCCCCGGCCCGGTTGGCTCGCCGTGCTCCTCCCCCACTTCGCCGACCCGCTGGTCGCCGCCGTCGCGCCGCGGATAGTCGCGCACGGCACACGGTCGCCCGGCTGGTTGGGCGCCTACGAGTCGGCCCGTTCCCCATTGGACCGTGGCCCCCTGCCGGGCCGGGTGGTGCCCGGCGGGCGGGTGCCGTTCGTGCCCACCGCCGCGCTGCTGGTGCGGGCCGCCGCGTTCGGGGAAGGCTTCGACACCCGGCTGGTCGGCGGCGAAGACGTCGACTTCGTCTGGCGGCTGACGGCGGGTGGCGCGCACGTGCGCTACGAGCCGGGCGGCGAGGTCGCGCACGAGCACCGCACCACGTTCCGCGAGTTCGTCGCCCGCCGGGTCTACTACGGACGGACGGCCGCCCCGCTGGCCAGGCGGCATCCGGGCGCGGCCCGGCCGCTCGCGGTCTCGCCGTGGACGGCGGCGGCCTGGGCCGCGGTGGCGCTGCGGCGGCCCCTGCTGGGCGCCGCGATCACTGGCGTCGCGACCGGCCTGCTCGCCCACGACCTGCGCGGCGTGCTGCCCGACCCGGCCGACGACGCGATCACCCTGGCCGGCGGCGGCACGTTGCGCGCCGGCGAGGTGGTCGCCGACGCCGCGGTGCGGGCCTGGTGGCCACTGGCCGTGGCGGCGTTCGTCGGCGTGCCGCGGTTGCGCCCGGCCATCGCCGCCGCCGCGGTCGTGCCGGCGCTGCTGGAGTGGCGCCGGGAACGGCCGCCGCTGGGCCCGTTGCAGTGGCTGGCCGCCCGCCGCCTCGACGACGCCGCCTACGGCTGGGGAGTCTGGACCGGATCGTTGGACGAGGGCCTCTTCGACGCGCTCCGCCCCGACCTGGGCTGGCACCTCCGAATCATCGACAGCGACGAACTCTTCGGCTGA
- the mftR gene encoding mycofactocin system transcriptional regulator (MftR, the mycofactocin system transcriptional regulator, is an uncharacterized TetR family DNA-binding transcription factor. Its role is inferred by context. It occurs as part of the biosynthesis locus for mycofactocin, a partially characterized electron carrier derived from the terminal Val-Tyr dipeptide of the precursor peptide MftA, through a radical SAM enzyme-mediated process.): protein MSSLDDAAAVTRLGRRRSTSRAELSHIALRLFAEHGFEETTVDDVASAAGIGRRTLFRYFPSKNDLPWGDFDEQLEHMRAHLDETPEGVPLMDALRHAVVEFNRLPPEEVSWHRQRMRLLLNVPALQAHSTLRYQAWRDVVSDYAARRLGVPADSPAPSAIAWALLGIALSAYEQWLRHEDADLAELLETSLAMLDKGFRL, encoded by the coding sequence GTGAGTTCGTTGGACGACGCGGCGGCCGTAACCCGCCTCGGTCGCCGGCGCTCGACGTCGCGGGCCGAGCTGAGCCACATCGCCCTGCGCCTGTTCGCCGAGCACGGGTTCGAGGAGACCACCGTCGACGACGTCGCCTCGGCGGCCGGCATCGGGCGGCGCACGCTGTTCCGCTATTTCCCGTCGAAGAACGACCTGCCCTGGGGTGACTTCGACGAGCAGTTGGAGCACATGCGGGCCCACCTCGACGAGACGCCCGAGGGCGTGCCGCTGATGGACGCGCTGCGGCACGCGGTGGTCGAGTTCAACCGGCTGCCGCCGGAGGAGGTCTCCTGGCACCGGCAGCGGATGCGGCTGCTGCTCAACGTGCCGGCGCTACAGGCCCATTCGACGCTGCGCTACCAGGCCTGGCGCGACGTCGTCTCCGACTACGCCGCCCGCCGTCTGGGGGTGCCGGCCGACAGCCCGGCGCCGAGCGCGATCGCGTGGGCGCTGCTGGGCATCGCGCTGTCGGCCTACGAGCAATGGTTGCGGCACGAAGACGCCGACCTGGCCGAGCTGCTGGAGACCTCGCTCGCCATGCTCGACAAGGGTTTCCGGCTGTGA
- the mftA gene encoding mycofactocin precursor MftA (Mycofactocin is a small molecule electron carrier derived from the final two amino acids, Val-Tyr, of MftA, the mycofactocin precursor. It plays a role in redox homeostasis and the metabolism of alcohols and aldehydes in Actinobacteria, including Mycobacterium tuberculosis.), which translates to MTDTEALVDEDTLVEEVSIDGMCGVY; encoded by the coding sequence ATCACCGACACTGAAGCACTCGTCGATGAAGACACCCTCGTCGAGGAGGTCTCCATCGACGGTATGTGCGGCGTTTACTGA